The following are encoded together in the Mesoterricola sediminis genome:
- a CDS encoding TonB-dependent receptor has protein sequence MQSALRLSRLLPLLICGAPLLAQGVSSQLTGRITAKGGGGIAGATVTIRNQETGLIRTAVTDANGRYFAPTLPVGAYAVTVAAKGYQTAANLKVTLNLGDAAPLNVTMAAEAAITVEVVASVATVDQERASTAAFISPEAISSIPMKDRSFTTLATLTPQVVVDSQRGNLAIAGQRGVNTSINIDGGDNNEPFFGGAVGAAEGKTPFTISSEAIREYQVITDGASAEFGRMGGGYLNAITKNGTNEYTGSLFYYARPKSMVAKRPDQKVVGDFKQAQFGFASGGPIIKDTLFYFVAYDGQRRTTPINMAFGNPDPTKGGYNTLVASNPYDAVLLSKQGNYDSKADSDTVFARFDWNINANNVIQARVNHSKFTGDTGSGTTAAYENMASDVVKSDAYVLQWNMVINANWMNEFRFNYVKDDMPRDPYSTTPEVSITGGGYYGAYPFDRTYSTKRKQFVENISYTTPTLQLKAGVDYNAVDVAEFFAGNWRGVYYFDNLANYRAGKWTTYRQNFGLNGDVRDAGQFSAETKQIAAYLQADWRISEELKVGLGVRWDKQQNPDYPILDYSNPMAKPMPLTAKIPNDSQFSPRLSFTWTPGFDGGKTVVRGSVGRYVSTTPAVFLYQVFAANARRTGQVDFKAADATTFGIPYGNTGASAFNPANPFWFSAFPSAAAAKVPAFSIWTFSQDFKNPYTDRVNVAVERSFDALVTGLSATYAKGNQLERTRDVNIGTPSVNAYGRTVYSARPNTTYQTMGQYMSDGTSLYHAYTLSLKYHKADSPIEADLYYTYSINKDFDSNERNYSGIGVQDVNDPYKDWGYADTDRRSVLTGYISFNEKRFSGILASLSVRYLSGSPYSVTYSKDMNGDGATTNDRFYIYGQEYGRNSKRTCSQTTLDLGLRRDWTLVGKVKFTASVDIFNILNRQDTYWKIVPSSNPVSTDAAPAVTKNWTMLGDTRQVQLGARLSF, from the coding sequence ATGCAAAGTGCCCTCCGGCTATCCCGGCTTCTGCCCCTTCTGATCTGCGGCGCCCCCCTTCTGGCCCAGGGTGTGTCCTCCCAGCTGACCGGCCGCATCACGGCGAAGGGCGGCGGCGGCATCGCCGGCGCGACCGTCACCATCCGCAACCAGGAGACCGGTCTCATCCGCACCGCCGTGACGGACGCGAACGGCCGCTACTTCGCCCCCACCCTGCCCGTGGGCGCCTACGCGGTGACCGTCGCCGCCAAGGGCTACCAGACGGCTGCCAACCTGAAGGTCACCCTGAACCTGGGTGATGCCGCCCCCCTGAACGTGACCATGGCCGCCGAGGCCGCCATCACCGTCGAAGTGGTCGCCTCCGTGGCCACCGTCGACCAGGAGCGCGCCAGCACCGCGGCCTTCATCAGCCCCGAGGCGATCAGCAGCATCCCCATGAAGGACCGTTCCTTCACCACCCTGGCCACCCTGACGCCCCAGGTGGTGGTCGACAGCCAGCGCGGCAACCTCGCCATCGCCGGCCAGCGCGGTGTGAACACCTCCATCAACATCGACGGCGGCGACAACAATGAGCCGTTCTTCGGTGGCGCCGTGGGCGCGGCCGAGGGCAAGACCCCCTTCACCATTTCCTCCGAAGCCATCCGCGAGTACCAGGTCATCACCGACGGCGCCAGCGCCGAGTTCGGTCGCATGGGCGGCGGTTACCTCAACGCCATCACCAAGAACGGCACCAACGAGTACACCGGCTCCCTCTTCTACTACGCCCGTCCCAAGAGCATGGTGGCCAAGCGCCCCGACCAGAAGGTCGTCGGCGACTTCAAGCAGGCCCAGTTCGGCTTCGCCTCCGGCGGCCCGATCATCAAGGACACCCTGTTCTACTTCGTGGCCTACGACGGCCAGCGCCGCACGACGCCCATCAACATGGCCTTCGGCAACCCCGATCCCACGAAGGGCGGCTACAACACCCTCGTCGCCAGCAATCCCTACGACGCCGTCCTCCTCTCCAAGCAGGGCAACTATGACAGCAAGGCCGACTCCGACACGGTCTTCGCCCGCTTCGACTGGAACATCAACGCCAACAACGTCATCCAGGCCCGCGTGAACCACTCCAAGTTCACCGGCGACACCGGCTCCGGCACCACCGCCGCCTACGAGAACATGGCCTCCGACGTCGTGAAGTCCGACGCCTACGTCCTCCAGTGGAACATGGTCATCAACGCCAACTGGATGAACGAGTTCCGCTTCAACTACGTCAAGGACGACATGCCCCGCGACCCGTACAGCACCACCCCCGAGGTGAGCATCACGGGCGGCGGCTATTACGGCGCGTATCCCTTCGACCGCACCTACTCCACCAAGCGCAAGCAGTTCGTCGAGAACATCAGCTACACCACCCCCACCCTGCAGCTGAAGGCCGGCGTGGACTACAACGCCGTGGACGTGGCCGAGTTCTTCGCCGGCAACTGGCGCGGTGTCTACTACTTCGACAACCTGGCCAACTACCGCGCCGGGAAGTGGACGACCTACCGCCAGAACTTCGGCCTCAACGGCGACGTCCGCGACGCCGGCCAGTTCAGCGCCGAGACCAAGCAGATCGCCGCCTACCTGCAGGCCGACTGGCGCATCAGCGAGGAACTGAAGGTGGGCCTCGGCGTCCGCTGGGACAAGCAGCAGAACCCCGACTACCCGATCCTGGACTACAGCAACCCCATGGCCAAGCCCATGCCGCTGACCGCCAAGATCCCCAACGACAGCCAGTTCTCGCCCCGCCTCAGCTTCACCTGGACCCCGGGCTTCGACGGCGGCAAGACCGTCGTGCGCGGCAGCGTGGGCCGCTACGTGAGCACCACCCCGGCCGTGTTCCTCTACCAGGTCTTCGCGGCCAACGCCCGCCGCACGGGCCAGGTGGACTTCAAGGCCGCCGACGCCACCACGTTCGGCATCCCCTACGGCAACACCGGCGCGAGCGCCTTCAACCCGGCGAACCCCTTCTGGTTCTCGGCCTTCCCCTCCGCCGCCGCCGCCAAGGTGCCCGCGTTCAGCATCTGGACGTTCAGCCAGGACTTCAAGAACCCCTACACCGACCGCGTCAACGTCGCGGTTGAGCGTTCCTTCGACGCGCTCGTGACCGGCCTGTCCGCCACCTACGCCAAGGGCAACCAGCTCGAGCGCACCCGCGACGTCAACATCGGCACCCCCTCCGTGAACGCCTACGGCCGCACGGTGTACTCCGCCCGCCCGAACACCACCTACCAGACCATGGGCCAGTACATGTCGGACGGCACCAGCCTCTACCATGCCTACACCCTGAGCCTGAAGTACCACAAGGCCGACAGCCCCATCGAGGCCGACCTCTACTACACCTACTCCATCAACAAGGACTTCGATTCCAACGAGCGCAACTACTCGGGCATCGGCGTCCAGGACGTGAACGATCCCTACAAGGATTGGGGCTACGCCGACACCGACCGCCGTTCGGTCCTCACCGGCTACATCAGCTTCAACGAAAAGCGGTTCTCCGGGATCCTCGCCAGCCTCTCCGTGCGCTACCTGAGCGGCTCCCCCTACTCCGTGACCTACTCCAAGGACATGAACGGGGACGGCGCCACCACCAACGACCGGTTCTACATCTACGGCCAGGAATACGGCCGCAACTCCAAGCGCACCTGCTCCCAGACCACCCTGGACCTGGGCCTGCGCCGCGATTGGACCCTGGTCGGCAAGGTGAAGTTCACGGCTTCCGTGGACATCTTCAACATCCTGAACCGCCAGGACACCTACTGGAAGATCGTGCCCTCCTCCAACCCCGTGTCCACCGACGCGGCTCCCGCCGTCACCAAGAACTGGACGATGCTGGGCGACACCCGTCAGGTGCAGCTCGGCGCCCGCCTGTCCTTCTAG
- a CDS encoding 2Fe-2S iron-sulfur cluster-binding protein produces the protein MFKVTFKGKQTVEISIERELSLLAAAARGEQPLNHRCGGHARCGTCIVTVEAGQENLTPVGATEARILKLLKAAPDQRLGCQAWATGDVTCQMEPDR, from the coding sequence ATGTTCAAGGTGACCTTCAAAGGCAAGCAGACCGTAGAGATCTCCATCGAACGCGAGCTGTCGCTGCTTGCGGCGGCCGCACGAGGGGAACAGCCGCTCAACCACCGGTGCGGGGGCCACGCCCGGTGCGGAACCTGCATCGTGACCGTGGAGGCGGGCCAGGAGAACCTCACGCCCGTCGGGGCCACCGAAGCCCGGATCCTCAAGCTGCTCAAGGCGGCTCCCGATCAGCGGCTCGGCTGCCAGGCCTGGGCGACGGGGGATGTCACCTGCCAGATGGAGCCGGATCGCTGA
- a CDS encoding methyl-accepting chemotaxis protein, translating into MLASLRIGQRLALAFGFILALLALSNGGAFLRMNEMAADLDRITRVYGMERDLAMRMELASETISRLTATSLLSETTAQRDAALDQIPPLRKVYDDSGAALERMLLSEEARALFARTQEGARTTRPINNEVIRLEKAGRHKEAVALFAGEAEAAKEKWLKSLDDLSVFAADRLREARDRAQSALDNARFMVALLLGLAIALGVAAALAITRGIIRPVKAFQEILGRAATGDLRVKAEAGARDEIGDLGVSLNGMLGRQREAIQGVASATATVASGATELSASADQMSSATQQIARSSETLNQVMEQVAAAMLELAASVQEVAGNVRLSQEESRQAVLAAEAGRRDGEQATRRMEKILATTGNIAQAVRVIQDIARQTNLLSLNAAIEAAKAGAQGKGFSVVAEEVRKLAERSRQAAMEIEGLILESREAVEDGTQAVRAAIGFLGSIHQAIDGVAARVQEIGAATEEQTRTADEVSRRVDEASREVGQNAAATHQLSATVVEIARTSSDLARVSEGLAEAMGQFKV; encoded by the coding sequence ATGCTCGCATCCCTCCGCATCGGTCAGCGGCTCGCCTTGGCCTTCGGATTCATCCTTGCCCTCCTGGCCCTGTCCAACGGCGGCGCCTTCCTCCGCATGAACGAGATGGCCGCCGACCTGGACCGGATCACCCGCGTCTACGGCATGGAGCGGGACTTGGCCATGCGCATGGAACTCGCCTCCGAGACCATCAGCCGGCTCACCGCCACGAGCCTCCTCAGCGAGACCACCGCCCAGCGGGATGCCGCGCTGGACCAGATCCCGCCCCTGCGCAAGGTCTACGACGATTCGGGCGCGGCCCTGGAGCGCATGCTCCTGTCGGAGGAGGCCCGGGCGCTCTTCGCGCGGACCCAGGAGGGGGCCCGGACCACCCGGCCCATCAACAATGAGGTCATCCGCCTCGAGAAGGCCGGCCGCCACAAGGAGGCCGTCGCCCTGTTCGCCGGAGAGGCGGAGGCCGCCAAGGAGAAGTGGTTGAAGTCCCTGGATGACCTCTCGGTCTTCGCCGCGGATCGCCTGAGGGAGGCCCGGGACCGGGCCCAATCGGCCCTCGACAACGCGAGGTTCATGGTCGCCCTCCTCCTGGGGCTGGCCATCGCCCTGGGGGTGGCCGCGGCCCTCGCGATCACCCGCGGTATCATCCGCCCCGTCAAGGCCTTCCAGGAGATCCTGGGCCGGGCCGCCACCGGCGACCTGCGGGTGAAGGCGGAAGCCGGCGCCCGGGACGAGATCGGGGATCTGGGCGTCTCCCTCAACGGCATGCTGGGCCGCCAGCGGGAAGCCATCCAGGGCGTGGCCTCGGCCACCGCCACGGTGGCCAGCGGCGCCACCGAACTCTCCGCCAGCGCTGACCAGATGTCCTCCGCCACCCAGCAGATCGCCCGGAGCAGCGAGACCCTCAACCAGGTCATGGAGCAGGTGGCGGCGGCCATGCTCGAACTGGCCGCCAGCGTCCAGGAAGTGGCCGGCAACGTCCGCCTCTCCCAGGAGGAATCCCGGCAGGCCGTCCTTGCCGCCGAAGCCGGACGCCGGGATGGGGAGCAGGCCACTCGCCGCATGGAGAAGATCCTCGCCACCACCGGCAACATCGCCCAGGCCGTGCGCGTGATCCAGGACATTGCCCGCCAGACCAACCTCCTGTCCTTGAACGCCGCCATCGAGGCCGCGAAGGCCGGGGCCCAGGGCAAGGGCTTCTCCGTCGTCGCCGAGGAGGTGCGGAAGCTCGCGGAACGCAGCCGCCAGGCCGCGATGGAGATCGAGGGCCTCATCCTGGAGAGCCGCGAGGCCGTGGAAGACGGCACCCAGGCCGTGCGCGCCGCCATCGGCTTCCTGGGCAGCATCCACCAGGCCATCGACGGCGTCGCCGCCCGCGTCCAGGAGATCGGCGCCGCCACCGAGGAACAGACCCGCACCGCCGACGAAGTCAGCCGCCGCGTGGACGAGGCCTCCCGCGAGGTGGGCCAGAACGCCGCCGCCACCCACCAGCTGAGCGCCACCGTCGTCGAAATCGCCCGCACCTCCAGCGACCTCGCCCGCGTCTCCGAAGGCCTCGCCGAAGCCATGGGCCAATTCAAGGTTTGA
- a CDS encoding IS5 family transposase (programmed frameshift) encodes MAREILPSELWERIAPLLPPPVPKPKGGRPPVPNPNALRGILFVLKTGIRWADLPKEMGCGSGMTCWRRLQEWHDLGVWDDLHRILLEELNDAGRIDWERGALDASSIRAKRGGQAIGPNPTDRGKNGTKHHLITDANGIPMAVLVGPANQHDSVPFEKLIDAVPGIRHGRGRPRRRFRKLHADKAYDFRRCRVACKVRGMLSRIARRGVETAEKLGKHRWVVERTFAWFKHFRRLMVRYERRADIHLAFLKVAASLICFSALGW; translated from the exons ATGGCCCGAGAAATCTTGCCCTCTGAGCTCTGGGAACGCATCGCTCCGCTTTTGCCTCCGCCCGTGCCGAAGCCGAAGGGAGGGCGGCCTCCTGTGCCCAACCCCAACGCCTTGCGGGGAATCCTGTTCGTCCTGAAGACAGGCATCCGCTGGGCGGATCTGCCGAAGGAGATGGGCTGCGGCAGTGGCATGACATGCTGGCGCCGACTCCAGGAGTGGCATGACCTCGGCGTGTGGGACGACCTCCATCGAATCCTGCTTGAGGAGTTGAACGACGCAGGCCGAATCGATTGGGAGCGCGGCGCCCTGGATGCTTCGAGCATCAGGGCAAAAAGGG GGGGCCAAGCGATCGGCCCGAACCCCACGGATCGAGGGAAGAACGGGACCAAGCACCACCTGATCACCGATGCCAATGGCATCCCGATGGCCGTGCTGGTGGGGCCTGCGAACCAGCATGACTCGGTCCCATTCGAGAAGCTGATCGATGCGGTGCCAGGGATTCGCCATGGTCGTGGGCGCCCCCGCCGGCGTTTCAGGAAACTGCACGCCGACAAGGCGTACGACTTCCGCCGCTGCCGGGTGGCCTGCAAAGTCCGGGGCATGCTCTCCCGCATTGCACGGCGAGGGGTCGAGACCGCAGAGAAACTTGGCAAGCATCGCTGGGTAGTCGAGCGGACCTTCGCGTGGTTCAAGCACTTCAGGCGCCTCATGGTTCGTTACGAAAGGCGGGCCGATATCCACCTAGCCTTCCTCAAGGTTGCAGCCAGCCTCATCTGCTTCTCTGCCCTGGGATGGTAA
- a CDS encoding type II toxin-antitoxin system RelE/ParE family toxin encodes MIEVHWSGPAGRALETALDFIAMDNRDAADRLARAVHKAISRLERFPTSGRMVPELDDPNLREVVHPPFRIIYQPGARSVEILAVIRSEQAPDFAAITGRLPRDA; translated from the coding sequence ATGATTGAAGTTCATTGGTCAGGGCCAGCAGGCAGAGCGTTGGAGACCGCACTGGATTTCATCGCAATGGATAATCGGGACGCAGCAGATCGCCTTGCGCGTGCTGTCCACAAAGCCATCAGCCGACTGGAACGATTCCCGACCTCCGGCAGGATGGTCCCCGAGTTGGATGACCCCAACCTGCGCGAGGTGGTCCACCCTCCATTTCGGATCATTTACCAACCGGGGGCTCGGTCCGTTGAGATCCTAGCCGTTATTAGGAGCGAACAAGCCCCTGATTTCGCGGCCATCACTGGCCGGTTGCCCCGCGATGCCTAA
- a CDS encoding polysaccharide deacetylase family protein: protein MPPSPLTKRPWLLASLALLLIGAGAGFLAFRPGAGRQDGSARQRLQAFVANPRQKPDAAAFEAVMKEVLRGYRQIIVLFADEAGLKPEEAAHAARIGKAIYHENQDRLILLDDALTALVASGQGSRAAVLDDLLTWIESGSGLFDADRLAFKETLQALRKAVAEDQTLPAVKLHRRIMEDLSALGEIEAQYDRELRQVFGRFGERGIQVRRQRWEDYVAKLKATFSVEAILRDYGTIIPYPQVKGAAEDAREISGKGLPPRTLLLTFDDGPHGTYSEEISAILKQYGVPGVFFELGQNLGRIDAGGRPVLGRLAPVSQHLLASGHQLGNHSFSHAQLAKADAGALQTEIRQTEALLAAVRGDGARLFRFPYGASSPASLASLEAFHLRAMAWNIDSRDWADPVPSSIVDRVLREVDGEQRGIVLFHDINERTVKALPLILDRLVAEGYRFASWENGAFKIGDAVVPAGAKAVPTTGYRESWAVVIGIDDYPRWPRLQYAVRDAEALRRTLVERFAFREDHVLALKNQEATRANILGLLHDKLGQLGLQRDDRVLVFFAGHGTTRKLSSGRDLGYIVPVDAGPENLATEAIPMTEIQNLAEAIPAKHVFFVMDSCYSGLGLTRGAGSQNFLKENARRIGRQMLTAGGADQMVADGGPNGHSIFTWTLLQGLDGKADLNGDGFITATELAAYLSPAVSSVSAQTPAFGSLPGSEGGEFVFELPAETEFLSPDTRQLESSALALNQKIAAHLEGRKPTAPATIKTLEGGETKLTPGKAIVLAPRQAAQRANDRGLQAYREKRYADAEAAFAEALKLRPDFALAANNLGYVYYKQDRFAEAARWFENAIRMDPSRAIAYLNLGDACFKGGELPKARKAFETYLELAPKGAGSAYARDRLQRF, encoded by the coding sequence ATGCCCCCATCCCCCCTGACGAAGCGGCCCTGGCTCCTGGCCTCCCTGGCCCTGCTCCTGATCGGAGCCGGCGCGGGGTTCCTCGCGTTCCGGCCGGGGGCGGGTCGGCAGGACGGCAGCGCCCGGCAGCGGCTGCAGGCCTTCGTGGCCAACCCCCGCCAGAAGCCGGACGCCGCTGCCTTCGAGGCGGTGATGAAGGAGGTCCTGCGGGGGTACCGGCAGATCATCGTGCTCTTCGCGGACGAGGCGGGCCTCAAGCCCGAGGAGGCCGCCCACGCGGCTCGCATCGGCAAGGCGATCTACCACGAGAACCAGGACCGGCTGATCCTCCTGGACGACGCCCTCACGGCCCTGGTCGCTTCCGGACAGGGGAGCCGCGCGGCGGTCCTGGACGATCTGCTGACCTGGATCGAATCCGGCAGCGGGCTCTTTGACGCCGACCGGCTCGCCTTCAAGGAGACCCTCCAGGCGCTCCGGAAGGCCGTCGCGGAGGATCAGACCCTGCCCGCGGTCAAGCTCCACCGCCGCATCATGGAGGACCTCTCGGCCCTGGGCGAGATCGAGGCCCAGTACGACCGGGAACTGCGCCAGGTGTTCGGGCGCTTCGGGGAGCGGGGGATCCAGGTCCGGCGCCAGCGCTGGGAGGACTACGTGGCCAAGCTCAAGGCCACCTTCAGCGTCGAGGCCATCCTCCGGGACTACGGGACGATCATCCCCTATCCCCAGGTGAAGGGCGCCGCGGAGGACGCGCGGGAGATCTCCGGCAAGGGGCTGCCCCCCAGGACCCTCCTGTTGACCTTCGATGATGGGCCGCATGGGACGTATTCGGAGGAGATCTCCGCCATCCTCAAGCAGTACGGGGTTCCGGGCGTGTTCTTCGAACTGGGGCAGAACCTGGGACGCATCGATGCCGGCGGCCGGCCCGTCCTGGGGCGGCTCGCGCCCGTCAGTCAACATCTCCTGGCCTCCGGGCACCAGCTGGGCAACCACAGCTTCAGCCATGCCCAGCTGGCCAAGGCGGACGCCGGCGCCTTGCAGACGGAGATCCGCCAGACGGAGGCGCTCCTGGCCGCGGTGCGGGGCGACGGCGCACGGCTCTTCCGCTTCCCCTATGGGGCGAGCAGCCCTGCCTCCCTGGCCAGCCTGGAGGCCTTCCACCTCCGGGCCATGGCCTGGAACATCGATTCCAGGGACTGGGCGGATCCGGTGCCCAGCTCCATCGTCGACCGGGTGCTGCGGGAGGTGGATGGCGAGCAGCGCGGCATCGTCCTCTTCCATGACATCAATGAGCGCACCGTCAAAGCCCTGCCCCTCATCCTCGACCGGCTCGTCGCGGAAGGCTACCGGTTCGCCAGCTGGGAGAACGGCGCCTTCAAGATCGGCGACGCCGTGGTGCCCGCCGGGGCGAAGGCGGTTCCGACCACCGGCTACCGGGAGAGCTGGGCCGTGGTCATCGGGATCGACGACTACCCCCGCTGGCCCCGGCTCCAGTACGCGGTGCGGGATGCGGAGGCGCTGAGGCGGACCCTGGTGGAGCGGTTCGCCTTCCGGGAGGACCATGTCCTCGCGCTGAAAAACCAGGAGGCCACCCGGGCCAACATCCTGGGCCTGCTCCACGACAAGCTCGGCCAGCTGGGCCTCCAGCGCGACGACCGGGTCCTGGTGTTCTTCGCGGGCCATGGGACGACCCGGAAGCTGTCCTCCGGCCGGGACCTGGGCTACATCGTGCCCGTGGACGCCGGACCCGAGAACCTGGCCACCGAGGCCATCCCCATGACGGAGATCCAGAACCTGGCGGAGGCCATCCCGGCCAAGCACGTGTTCTTCGTCATGGATTCCTGCTACAGCGGCCTCGGGCTGACGCGGGGGGCGGGCTCCCAGAACTTCCTCAAGGAGAATGCCCGGCGGATCGGACGGCAGATGCTCACGGCGGGCGGCGCCGACCAGATGGTGGCCGATGGCGGGCCCAACGGCCATTCCATCTTCACCTGGACCCTGCTCCAGGGGCTCGACGGGAAGGCCGACCTCAACGGGGACGGCTTCATCACGGCCACGGAGCTGGCGGCCTACCTCTCCCCGGCGGTGTCGAGCGTGTCCGCCCAGACCCCCGCCTTCGGGAGCCTGCCCGGGTCCGAAGGGGGGGAGTTCGTCTTCGAACTGCCCGCCGAAACGGAATTCCTCAGCCCCGATACCCGGCAGCTGGAGAGTTCGGCCCTGGCCCTGAACCAGAAGATCGCCGCCCATCTGGAGGGCCGGAAGCCGACGGCCCCCGCCACCATCAAGACCCTGGAGGGCGGGGAGACGAAGCTGACACCCGGGAAGGCCATCGTGCTCGCGCCGCGCCAGGCCGCGCAGCGGGCCAATGACCGCGGCCTCCAGGCCTACCGCGAAAAGCGCTATGCGGATGCCGAGGCCGCCTTCGCGGAGGCCCTGAAGCTCCGGCCGGACTTCGCCCTGGCGGCCAACAACCTGGGGTATGTGTACTACAAGCAGGATCGCTTCGCGGAAGCGGCCCGATGGTTCGAGAACGCCATCCGCATGGATCCCTCCCGGGCGATCGCGTACCTGAACCTGGGGGACGCCTGCTTCAAGGGCGGGGAGCTGCCGAAGGCCCGGAAGGCCTTCGAGACCTACCTGGAGCTGGCGCCCAAGGGGGCCGGTTCCGCCTACGCCCGGGACCGACTCCAGCGGTTCTGA
- a CDS encoding VOC family protein produces the protein MVHQVYLTLPVADLAKSVAFFKALGFPQDPRFSDETAACIVISEAVCVMLGTHEKFKTFTPKAICDTHQAVEVLISLSCGSREEVDALVAKALAAGGTTYDQPEDFGFMYTHSFVDLDGHGWGVLHMVQEPAP, from the coding sequence ATGGTCCACCAGGTTTACCTCACCCTCCCCGTCGCCGACCTCGCCAAGTCGGTCGCCTTCTTCAAGGCGCTCGGCTTCCCCCAGGATCCGCGGTTCAGCGACGAGACGGCGGCCTGCATCGTGATCAGCGAGGCCGTTTGCGTCATGCTGGGCACCCACGAGAAATTCAAGACCTTCACCCCCAAGGCCATCTGCGACACCCACCAGGCCGTCGAAGTCCTGATCTCCCTCAGCTGCGGCAGCCGGGAGGAGGTGGATGCGCTCGTCGCGAAGGCCCTGGCCGCCGGCGGCACCACCTACGACCAGCCCGAGGATTTCGGGTTCATGTACACCCACAGCTTCGTGGATCTGGACGGCCATGGGTGGGGGGTGCTCCACATGGTCCAGGAGCCGGCGCCCTGA
- a CDS encoding methyl-accepting chemotaxis protein, translating into MKISKRLGLGFGALGLAMLTVFAVAWWGTASLAKSDQMILEEAEKAAAASQLVDTLSQINLSTWTFLAARNPADRDTANARMGELRKQYKAAMGRLKAVKDAPRGVELLAACESALGQGRDANNRILALNQAGKTAEALDAYITEGNRIKARTDGAFAQYLQYRDAVMREKAADAGAVLVRVRVVLAIVLLAGLAAGSAVGLAITRLYSRDIQAVTAKTLLLAEGNFAVDVPEAFRIRKDEMGELARAYQQMVDGVRSLLRALMEEVQSLASSATELSASSDEMAATTEEIARTTESQRDGATRASATITELSRSIASVSGHAQASLRVMESALDATRKGDEAGRTTQTAMEDVSTTADRITSAIRVITEIANQTNLLSLNAAIEAAKAGAHGRGFAVVAEEVRKLAEHSGSSAKEIAQHIVAAQEAVNNGVGTVKASARLLAEIHANLETLADQTRQVAAAVAEQSQAGSMAAGLMDQGARDSAASASAAAQMAATTTEIARTAAELARIGERLNGMIHRFKL; encoded by the coding sequence ATGAAGATCTCGAAGCGCCTCGGCCTTGGGTTCGGGGCCCTCGGGCTCGCGATGCTGACGGTATTCGCGGTGGCCTGGTGGGGGACGGCCTCCCTGGCGAAATCGGACCAGATGATCCTGGAGGAGGCTGAGAAGGCGGCCGCCGCCAGCCAGCTGGTGGACACCCTCTCCCAGATCAACCTCTCCACCTGGACCTTCCTCGCGGCGCGGAACCCCGCCGACCGGGACACGGCCAACGCGCGGATGGGGGAGCTCCGGAAGCAGTACAAGGCCGCCATGGGGCGGCTCAAGGCGGTCAAGGACGCGCCCCGGGGCGTGGAGCTCCTGGCGGCCTGTGAATCCGCCCTGGGCCAGGGGCGCGACGCCAACAACCGCATCCTCGCGCTCAACCAGGCCGGCAAGACCGCGGAGGCGCTGGACGCCTACATCACCGAGGGGAACCGGATCAAGGCCCGCACCGACGGCGCCTTCGCCCAGTACCTCCAGTACCGGGACGCGGTGATGCGGGAGAAGGCCGCCGACGCCGGGGCCGTCCTCGTGCGGGTCCGGGTGGTGCTGGCCATCGTCCTGCTGGCGGGGCTCGCGGCGGGTTCCGCGGTGGGCCTCGCGATCACGCGCCTCTATTCCCGGGACATCCAGGCGGTGACGGCCAAGACCCTGCTGCTCGCCGAAGGCAATTTCGCGGTGGACGTGCCTGAGGCCTTCCGGATCCGGAAGGACGAGATGGGGGAGCTGGCCCGGGCCTACCAGCAGATGGTGGACGGCGTCCGGAGCCTGCTGCGCGCGCTCATGGAGGAGGTGCAGTCCCTGGCCTCGTCGGCCACGGAGCTGTCCGCGTCCTCGGACGAGATGGCGGCGACCACCGAGGAGATCGCCCGCACCACCGAATCCCAGCGGGATGGGGCGACGCGCGCCTCCGCGACGATCACCGAGCTGTCCCGCTCCATCGCCTCGGTCAGCGGCCACGCCCAGGCCTCGCTGCGGGTGATGGAGAGCGCCCTGGACGCCACCCGCAAGGGGGACGAGGCGGGGCGCACGACCCAGACCGCCATGGAGGACGTGAGCACCACGGCGGACCGTATCACGAGCGCCATCCGCGTCATCACCGAGATCGCGAACCAGACCAACCTGCTGTCCCTGAACGCGGCCATCGAGGCGGCCAAGGCCGGCGCCCACGGCCGCGGCTTCGCCGTGGTCGCCGAGGAGGTCCGGAAGCTGGCGGAGCACAGCGGCTCGTCGGCCAAGGAGATCGCCCAGCACATCGTGGCCGCCCAGGAGGCGGTGAACAACGGGGTGGGCACGGTGAAGGCCTCGGCCCGGCTCCTGGCGGAGATCCACGCGAACCTGGAGACCCTGGCCGACCAGACCCGCCAGGTGGCCGCCGCCGTCGCCGAGCAGAGCCAGGCCGGCTCGATGGCGGCGGGGCTCATGGACCAGGGCGCCCGGGATTCGGCGGCATCGGCCTCGGCGGCGGCCCAGATGGCGGCCACGACCACGGAGATCGCCCGGACCGCGGCGGAGCTGGCCCGCATCGGCGAGCGCCTCAACGGGATGATCCACCGCTTCAAGCTCTGA